A section of the Citrus sinensis cultivar Valencia sweet orange chromosome 8, DVS_A1.0, whole genome shotgun sequence genome encodes:
- the LOC102611419 gene encoding uncharacterized protein LOC102611419, which translates to MAAALECWSSRASTDEDMVEQVLMRTNDRSEAVSAAAETSSASATGKEYSSVVQKRFQRLSRNVSEAIASLKNTLNLDSAPTGGVGVGARDQQTASSNSKIESSRRVVWGSVVRNLTQLYPGSQLPERLVSNMRKHYDSLPLSYAQAGFDMKEVFLHIKLIEQASGDDRPAIMIQEVSDDEAQGSVYKLTFACNSSISWPAMSGALDTASICCKKIQIFEKKGFTLGVVILAVQAGQEKSFKSQIENALKSAIKKPKPTSVKLPFGLCGCQEENTKGRDFGEIEEEEACDESFRNGVENSNLKIQLQTPLPSSSFVVSVDEWQTVQSGGEEIGRWLLISDNLEFIDQIGPNSFKGVYKGKRVGIEKLKGCDKGNAYEFELRKDLLELMTCGHKNILQFYGVCVDENHGLCVVTKLMEGGSVNDLILKSRKLQTKEIIRIAIDVAEGIKFLNDHGVAYRDLNSQRILLDRHGNVCLGDMGIVTACKSVGEATEYETDGYRWLAPEIIAGDPESVSETWMSNVYSFGMVIWETVTGEAAYAACSPVQAAVGIAACGLRPEIPKDCPQILKSLMIKCWNNSPSKRPQFSEIISLLLRTNNISNSSNR; encoded by the exons atggctGCGGCATTGGAGTGCTGGTCGAGCCGAGCGAGCACGGACGAGGACATGGTGGAGCAAGTGTTGATGAGGACGAACGACAGGTCGGAGGCAGTGTCGGCTGCGGCGGAGACGTCGTCGGCATCGGCGACGGGGAAGGAGTACTCGTCTGTCGTACAGAAGCGGTTTCAGCGGCTGAGTCGGAATGTGTCGGAGGCTATTGCGTCGCTGAAGAATACATTGAATCTGGACTCTGCGCCTACCGGGGGAGTGGGGGTGGGAGCACGTGATCAGCAAACGGCGTCGTCTAACTCTAAGATCGAGAGCAGTAGGAGGGTCGTGTGGGGTAGCGTTGTTCGGAACCTGACCCAGTTGTATCCCGGGAGTCAGTTGCCTGAGAGGCTCGTGTCCAATATGAGAAAGCATTATGATTCGTTGCCACTAag TTACGCGCAAGCGGGATTCGATATGAAAGAAGTGtttttacatataaaattgattgagcAAGCCTCGGGTGATGATCGGCCCGCAATAATGATTCAAGAAGTATCTGATGATGAAGCGCAGGGGTCTGTATATAAGCTTACATTTGCATGTAACTCGTCGATTTCTTGGCCAGCTATGTCTGGAGCATTAGATACTGCTTCTATCTGTTGCAAGAAGATACAGATCTTTGAAAAGAAAGGGTTTACACTCGGGGTTGTTATTCTTGCGGTTCAAGCTGGACAAGAGAAGTCGTTTAAATCCCAGATTGAGAATGCCCTGAAGTCTGCTATAAAGAAGCCTAAACCCACCTCGGTGAAACTCCCATTCGGCCTCTGCGGGTGCCAAGAGGAGAATACTAAGGGTAGAGATTTTGGGGAGATTGAAGAGGAGGAGGCTTGTGACGAGAGTTTTCGGAATGGAGTTGAGaattctaatttgaaaattcagcTTCAGACGCCATTACCCAGTTCTTCTTTTGTTGTATCGGTTGATGAATGGCAGACGGTCCAATCTGGTGGGGAAGAGATTGGAAGATGGCTTTTGATCTCTGATAATCTTGAGTTTATTGATCAAATCGGACCTAATTCATTTAAAGGGGTTTACAAGGGTAAAAGAGTAGGGATTGAGAAGCTCAAAGGATGTGACAAGGGAAATGCATATGAGTTTGAACTTCGGAAAGATTTGTTGGAGTTGATGACTTGTGGGCACAAGAATATTCTACAATTTTATGGTGTCTGTGTTGATGAAAATCACGGGCTGTGTGTTGTGACAAAGTTAATGGAGGGTGGATCGGTAAATGACCTGATACTAAAGAGCAGGAAGCTTCAGACTAAGGAGATAATAAGGATTGCTATTGATGTAGCTGAAGGGATCAAGTTCCTGAATGATCACGGTGTCGCATACAGAGACCTCAACTCACAAAGGATCCTATTGGATAGGCATGGTAATGTTTGCTTGGGGGACATGGGTATTGTTACTGCTTGCAAGAGTGTTGGTGAGGCAACGGAGTATGAAACTGATGGTTACCGATGGCTAGCTCCAGAG ATTATTGCAGGCGACCCAGAGAGTGTTTCTGAGACGTGGATGAGTAATGTTTACAGTTTCGGGATGGTGATTTGGGAGACGGTGACAGGTGAGGCAGCTTATGCTGCATGTTCACCAGTGCAGGCAGCTGTTGGAATAGCTGCTTGTGGTCTAAGACCTGAGATCCCCAAGGACTGCCCGCAAATCCTGAAGTCTTTGATGATCAAGTGCTGGAACAATTCTCCTTCAAAGCGCCCCCAGTTTTCTGAGATTATATCACTATTGTTGCGGACCAACAACATCAGCAACAGCAGTAATAGGTAG